From the Planktothricoides raciborskii GIHE-MW2 genome, the window CGGCTTGAGTTCTCGTAAAGCCCGTGTCAGGACTTTACTGGATTTCAGGGTAGGAATGGTATAAATTGTCGATTTGTACAAGCAAGGCAAGGGCACTTCAGAGACGATCGGCCACTGGGCTGTTTTGTTAAAAGCTTGCTGAGGACTTAAAGAAGGAATGACGTTTTGAGGTTCCGCAGACTCTTGAGCAAAATGGAGAAAACTAACCTCGTATCCCCGGTCAAGCAGGGCATTAGTTACTTCGCGAGAATAAGTAACATTTCCACAAAAGGGTGATTTTTTTCCCAACCAGGCAATGTGCATGCAACTTCTGATTCCCAAGGTTTGTAATGAATAATAACGCGATATTTGGTTTTAGCTAAACATAAAAAATCGCGATCGCCCGTCAATATCGCACATTCAACGGATATCTGTGCGATCGCGATCTAATCGCTACTGAACAAAGACATTCCACGAATCACTCGTTAATTAACGAGCGATCGTCAATTTGCCAGTTTGTTTACCCGAAATATACCAAGTTAATCCGCCTCCGGCCATGACAATTAGGGCCAAAGTCAAAAACACCACCTGCAATCCCACCAAAGCTTCCGCCACCCCAGCCACAGCCAAGGGCAAACTCAAAGCAATATTCACCACATTATTTTGTAAGCCAAACACTTTACCACGCATCTCTTCGGGGGTTTCCGCTTGAATAGTGGTTTGCATCGGCACCCCGACGATCGCCGCACCAAATCCCAAAAAAGTAATCAAGACTAAAACAAAGAATAGTTGCTCAGAAAACAAAGCCAACCCCACCAGAGATCCGGTCATTATAAATGAGCCAAACAAACTCAGTTGACGGTGGGTAAAGGCGGCGCCAAAATGACCCAAAATTGCAGCCCCAATTCCCATGCCTAATCCACCCGCAGCCAGCAAAAAACCAAACTGCTCTGACTCAATATTGGGAATCACTTCTGCCAAACGAACCGCCAAAACTGCCAGGGCAGCAAAAACGCAGAACAAAATCACCAATTGCAGCATCGCCGATCGCACCCGACGATTTTTCCCCAAATAAGCCACTGCATCGCGGATTTCCTCAAACACATGAACCGATTCTTGTTCTGGGGTCTTGGGGATTTCGGGAATGCGGATCAACAGCAGCAGAAACCCCGCAAAGCAATAACTCCCCCCAACCACCAATTCTCTGCCAGTAGTCAAACCATTACCCCAATTGGACAATAAATGGTTGGCAAAATTCAACACCGGCTCCCCAACGGCAAAACCAATAATCACCGAAGCCATCATGGTCGTGGTATAGAGAGAATTAGCGGCCAAGAGTTGCTGCCGCTGAACAATTAAAGGAATTACCGCTTGTTCTGCGGGGGCAAAAAATTGGGTCAGGGTAGAAACGAAAAAGGTAATTACCAGCATCAGACAAAATCCCAAAGGGAGCTTTCCGAGTTGCAGTCCTTGAGACATCCACAAAACTAATGGCAAGACCAATACCAACAATCCCCGCAACAGATTAGTTGCCACCAATACAGTTTTCTTTTGCCATCGATCGACAAAGGCACCGGCCAAGTAACCAAATAATACTGCGGGGATGGTAAAGGCAATCATAATCGCCGATACCCAACTGCTAATACTTTGTCCCGGTTGCTGAAACACACTGGCAATAATGGCAATCATCAATACCAGATAGACTTTATCCGCTAGCTGGGAAAAAACTTGACCACTCCAAAGGGCTAAAAAATTGGCATTTTTCAAGACTGGCCCAAATCCGGGCTGTGATTTGATCGATTTACCCTGGTTACCCTGGTGATGATGGTCATTGTCACCAGGACAATTGTGATGGTTGCGATCCTCATGCTCATCCGTTGGCTGCCGGGGATCCGGTGATGAGTTGCCATTAGGATAATGAATTCTATTGATTGGTTGATTACTGATTGCCTGGTCTATTCTCTGGTCATCCTGACTGAGAAAATGGTCAGGAGAATCCGAGGTTGAGGTTTTTGATGGAAAATCAAATAATTGCATTGTGTGAGTGATGTCTGAACAAGGTTTCGTAGTCAGAGCGAAAATATGTTCTGGTTTCGCACTGGTTCTACTGTATTCGTTTCCGAGGTAATTTTGCTAAAAAATTGATTTCAAATAAGTATCTAAGAGTATAGGCGATCGCAGCGATCGCTCCAAATGGACTTGGGCATATTGTCGTAAAAGTTTTTCAATTGTCAGCCAAACTTGGTTAAAGGATAAGTCCCTCAATTTTGAAGGTAACTGACTTAAGATCGCTTCTACCGGGGGTAATTCGGGATGGGTGAGTTGCTGAAGCATGGCTAATTCAACTGCATTAAGCTTGCTGTTAATTGCCGGTAAATTTTGAGTTTCGAGGGTTGAATTTAATCGTGAATTTGATCTTGACATAATCGGCGGTGAGTTTTGCATCATCCATTCAGAAGATACAGTTCCGCCACCGAGTATACTGAAGCCGACTTGCCAGTTAGTTTGGGTAAAATTCGGCTGAAGTTTTTGTTGCGTGAGACAACAGTGATGCACTTGAGGGGCAATTCCCCCCAATGCCAGCAGATGATAAATCCCGTGAGTTAATAATGGAATTACCGGCATAAAACAGGGATGATTATGGACTGTTGGCGATCGCGAAATTCGGCTTAAATGTTCTCCCAGCAGGAAAAACAGTTCCGCTTGGGGTTGATCGCTGAGGGCTTGATAGAGGGCTAATTCTGCCAAATATTGACCCGCTGCCAACTTGCCCAAGTCTTTACTCAGACCGGGATAAGACTCCACGGTTTCTGCTTGAGTGATTCTATCAAGCGATCGCCCCTTATAGATTAACAACTCATTCACCACAAACAAACCACTGCGACCGCCCATTGTTGATTTTGGCTTACGACTCCCAGGGGCGATCGCCTGAATTAAGCCTAATTCTGGGGTTAAAATCGTCAGCAACCGATCCGACTCCCCCATTGGCATCGACTTCAGATTAATCCCCCGCACCTTATAGCTTCGATCCATCTTTTCTCTTCATCTATATTGCTTGAATTGATTGGTTTTACTTGTGCATTTTTACTGTTAAATTGCCTATTATTAAGGCAATTTATTCATTCACCTTATAATTGGGTATATAGGCAATGGATAAAAAACGATTTTATCGGGTTTATTTATTTCATAATAACCACTATTTAATTATACTTTATTGGAGATATTTTTCTACAAAATATCGAAGCAGGCAACAAATGCAAAATCAGCCAATAAAATGCGATTAATTTTATAATTAATCCTGAACAAATCAGAATTAATATTCATCAGACTGACTCAATGGGGGTTCAAATTTTTCCCGTTGACGTAGAATATCCGGCCCGCGAGAAGTCCCCAATCTCGTTGCCCCAGCCACAATTAAATCTAAAGCTTGCCCTGGGGTACGAATGCCCCCAGAAGCTTTAATTCCCACATTACCTTTGGTGATTTCTTTGAGCAATTTCACATCTGCCACCGTAGCGCCCCCATGAAAGCCGGTACTGGTTTTGAGATAAGCCACCCCCGCATCCATGCAAATTTCCGCTGCCAGTTGTTTTTCCTCTTGAGTCAGTAAAGACATTTCCAAAATCGCCTTCACCAATTGGCCGGTTTCCTGGCAAATTTCCGCAATTTCTCGATAAACTTCATTGGTTCTACCGGACTTCAGGGCGCCTAGATTAATCACCACATCCAATTCCGTGGCCCCATTCTCCACCGCTTCTTGGGCTTCGTAGAGTTTCACCATTGGCGTAGTGGCACCACTGGGAAACCCAATCACAGTGCAGACTTTGACGGGTTTGCCATGCAAAAAATTACTGGCAAGTCCCACATAAGCCGGGTAAACACAGACCGTGGGGAAATGATACTTCAGCGCTTCATCACACCAATACTCTACCTGTTCTGGAGTGGCTGTAGGGTTGAGCAGGGCATGATCGATAAAGGAAGCCAAATCGATATTACTGTCAAGTAAAGCTCTGGTCATGGTTGAATCTCTAAGTCATCTATGTTTAATTTGTATCAAAATTTTAAGAAAAATAAACACAAAACCCCGGCTTTTCTTCAAGCCGGGGTTTTATCCGCAGGGGAGTGGGGGAGCGGGGGAGCGGAGGAGCGGGGGAAAACAATTAACAATTGATAATTGACAATTGACAATTAAATACCATGATCAATTATCAATTATCAATTATCAATTATCAATTATCAATTATCAATTATCAATTACACCCCACAACCCAACCAACCAACAATCAACAACCAACCATCAACAATTACCGAGTGCGTTGAACATATTGGAGAATGCCCTGGGCGATCGCCTCAGCAATGCGGGTGCGATTGTCTGGGTTAGCCAAAATCTGCGAATCATCACTGCCGGTGACAAAACCCACTTCCACCAACACTGCTGGCATCTGAGTATTTCGCAACACATAAAATCGAGCCTGCTTAACCCCCCGGTTATTCATTCTCATGGTTTGCAGAATACTATTTTGGATATATTGCGCCAGTAAATTACCGCTTTGGTAATAATAAGTTTCCACCCCATTCACTTCTGTGCGTCCCCCACCCACAGCATTGGCGTGAACACTCACAAATAAATCCGCACTGATGCGATTAGCCAGTTGGGTTCGAGGCGCCAGGTCAATGGTGCGCTCATCCTGACGAGTCATCACTACTTGAATGCCACTTTGCTCCAGCATTTCAGCCAGCTTCTGGGAAATATCCAAAACCACATCAGTTTCCCGAAGTCCCCCCAGACCGACGGCGCCGGGGTCAGTGCCCCCATGACCAGGGTCAATTACAACCACCAAACGCCCATCTTGGGTTCTGGGGGCTTGAATTTGGGGATAATTTTCTGGGGGTAAGGGAGTGGTGGGACGAGGCGATACAGAACCCTGACCGGAGCCAGAAACTCCTGCTTTTGGTTGCAATTGCAGCGCAATTTGATTCGGGCCTTGTGACACAACCCCCATGACGTGGTAATTCGGGTTAGGCTGCACCATCAGGGTGACGGTTTCTGGTTCGTCTTCTCGTTCCTGTAAAGATAAAATCGGATTATTGGCATTAAAACCATTGGGCAATCTTACCCCTTCTCCGAGTTGAGCGGAAAAAATCTGAATGGCATAGTCTAAGGTCTGTCGATCCCAACTAGCGTTGTACTGGATTGGCCGATCGCTTCTAATCAATAATTGCGTCCCATTATTCACCAACTGAACCGACTCAATGGTGGCAAAGCCATTGCCTTGGGCAATTTCCGGCGATCGCTTCTCCCCAGAACTGACTAATGGAGTAACCGATGGTCTGACTGCCGTATTAATCGGTTGAGGTTCAGGTAATTGCACCGTCCAGTTATTCCCGGACACTGGCTCGAATTGCACCCCTGAAGGATCCAGAGTATAACCGTTCGCCAATTCCACCACAATTCT encodes:
- the recO gene encoding DNA repair protein RecO, yielding MDRSYKVRGINLKSMPMGESDRLLTILTPELGLIQAIAPGSRKPKSTMGGRSGLFVVNELLIYKGRSLDRITQAETVESYPGLSKDLGKLAAGQYLAELALYQALSDQPQAELFFLLGEHLSRISRSPTVHNHPCFMPVIPLLTHGIYHLLALGGIAPQVHHCCLTQQKLQPNFTQTNWQVGFSILGGGTVSSEWMMQNSPPIMSRSNSRLNSTLETQNLPAINSKLNAVELAMLQQLTHPELPPVEAILSQLPSKLRDLSFNQVWLTIEKLLRQYAQVHLERSLRSPILLDTYLKSIF
- a CDS encoding N-acetylmuramoyl-L-alanine amidase, with the protein product MKTTNQPTDKKFGKFSDSRLWKTLLWQCILPSLIGVVCLSSPAEASRLQNWRFQATQNQLSFRTATPVQPKAQLISDPVRLVIDLPGISIADIPRNLRSQSVGGAIREVRVGQVEPNMARIVVELANGYTLDPSGVQFEPVSGNNWTVQLPEPQPINTAVRPSVTPLVSSGEKRSPEIAQGNGFATIESVQLVNNGTQLLIRSDRPIQYNASWDRQTLDYAIQIFSAQLGEGVRLPNGFNANNPILSLQEREDEPETVTLMVQPNPNYHVMGVVSQGPNQIALQLQPKAGVSGSGQGSVSPRPTTPLPPENYPQIQAPRTQDGRLVVVIDPGHGGTDPGAVGLGGLRETDVVLDISQKLAEMLEQSGIQVVMTRQDERTIDLAPRTQLANRISADLFVSVHANAVGGGRTEVNGVETYYYQSGNLLAQYIQNSILQTMRMNNRGVKQARFYVLRNTQMPAVLVEVGFVTGSDDSQILANPDNRTRIAEAIAQGILQYVQRTR
- a CDS encoding MFS transporter, whose amino-acid sequence is MQLFDFPSKTSTSDSPDHFLSQDDQRIDQAISNQPINRIHYPNGNSSPDPRQPTDEHEDRNHHNCPGDNDHHHQGNQGKSIKSQPGFGPVLKNANFLALWSGQVFSQLADKVYLVLMIAIIASVFQQPGQSISSWVSAIMIAFTIPAVLFGYLAGAFVDRWQKKTVLVATNLLRGLLVLVLPLVLWMSQGLQLGKLPLGFCLMLVITFFVSTLTQFFAPAEQAVIPLIVQRQQLLAANSLYTTTMMASVIIGFAVGEPVLNFANHLLSNWGNGLTTGRELVVGGSYCFAGFLLLLIRIPEIPKTPEQESVHVFEEIRDAVAYLGKNRRVRSAMLQLVILFCVFAALAVLAVRLAEVIPNIESEQFGFLLAAGGLGMGIGAAILGHFGAAFTHRQLSLFGSFIMTGSLVGLALFSEQLFFVLVLITFLGFGAAIVGVPMQTTIQAETPEEMRGKVFGLQNNVVNIALSLPLAVAGVAEALVGLQVVFLTLALIVMAGGGLTWYISGKQTGKLTIAR
- the deoC gene encoding deoxyribose-phosphate aldolase, which translates into the protein MTRALLDSNIDLASFIDHALLNPTATPEQVEYWCDEALKYHFPTVCVYPAYVGLASNFLHGKPVKVCTVIGFPSGATTPMVKLYEAQEAVENGATELDVVINLGALKSGRTNEVYREIAEICQETGQLVKAILEMSLLTQEEKQLAAEICMDAGVAYLKTSTGFHGGATVADVKLLKEITKGNVGIKASGGIRTPGQALDLIVAGATRLGTSRGPDILRQREKFEPPLSQSDEY